Proteins found in one Rhodovulum sp. MB263 genomic segment:
- a CDS encoding protein-disulfide reductase DsbD domain-containing protein, with the protein MARYLFASRAVALMLAALCATAAPAPVAAETASRQDGVLQAEILPGWQTERGTYMAGLHLRLAPGWKTYWRAPGDAGIPPSFDWRGSSNLAAVKLHWPRPRIFSSNGIRSIGYVEDVVLPIELTPADPGRPMELRARIDLGVCQDICMPMELQLDRRLPDASRAEPIRAALASRPLDARTARVGRVTCEIAPISDGLRLTARIEVPPLGGSEAAVFELPDPTIWVAQSEIAREGGTLVARSDMVPADGTPFALDRSAIRITLLGRDRAIDIRGCDAAH; encoded by the coding sequence ATGGCAAGATACCTTTTCGCTTCCCGGGCCGTCGCGCTGATGCTCGCGGCCCTTTGCGCGACCGCCGCCCCGGCCCCGGTCGCCGCCGAAACCGCCTCGCGGCAGGACGGCGTTCTGCAGGCAGAGATCCTGCCGGGCTGGCAGACCGAGCGCGGCACCTACATGGCCGGGCTGCATCTGCGCCTGGCCCCGGGCTGGAAGACCTATTGGCGCGCGCCCGGCGATGCCGGCATCCCGCCCAGCTTCGACTGGCGCGGCTCGTCCAATCTGGCGGCGGTGAAACTGCACTGGCCCCGGCCGCGGATCTTCTCGTCGAACGGGATACGCAGCATCGGTTATGTCGAGGACGTGGTGCTGCCGATCGAGCTGACCCCCGCCGATCCGGGACGGCCGATGGAGCTGCGCGCCCGGATCGATCTGGGGGTCTGCCAGGATATCTGCATGCCGATGGAGCTTCAGCTCGACCGGCGGCTGCCCGATGCAAGCCGGGCCGAGCCGATCCGCGCCGCTCTGGCCAGCCGGCCGCTCGACGCCCGCACCGCCCGGGTCGGACGGGTCACCTGCGAGATCGCACCGATTTCCGACGGGCTGCGGCTGACCGCACGGATCGAGGTCCCCCCGCTCGGCGGCAGCGAAGCGGCCGTGTTCGAGCTGCCCGACCCGACGATCTGGGTGGCCCAGAGCGAGATCGCGCGCGAGGGCGGAACGCTGGTCGCGCGTTCGGACATGGTTCCGGCCGATGGCACCCCCTTCGCGCTGGACCGCTCGGCCATCCGGATCACACTGCTGGGCCGGGACCGTGCCATCGACATCCGGGGCTGCGACGCCGCGCACTGA
- a CDS encoding L-threonylcarbamoyladenylate synthase: MSAELLRPDSQGLARAATLLADGQLVALPTETVYGLGADARNDRAVAQIFEAKGRPRFNPLIVHLPDLAAARRLAVFSDSALRLAEAFWPGALTLVLPLRPEAGLSPLVSAGLPTVALRVPDHPVAQGVLSAFGGPVAAPSANVSGAVSPTRSDHVIEGLGQRIAAVVEGGACPVGVESTILGLPADDDAVPVLLRPGGLPIEAIEACLGRPPAAREESAGISAPGQLGSHYAPGARVVLNATTAPEQGLWLGFGPDCAGAALNLSPSGDLVEAAAALFHALRLLDARVAPSGVIAVAPIPERGLGRAINDRLRRAAAPRPGAA; encoded by the coding sequence ATGAGCGCCGAATTGCTGAGACCCGATTCGCAGGGGCTGGCCCGGGCCGCGACCCTGCTGGCCGACGGGCAACTGGTCGCGCTGCCCACGGAAACCGTCTACGGGCTCGGCGCCGATGCCCGCAACGACCGCGCGGTGGCGCAGATCTTCGAGGCCAAGGGACGGCCCCGCTTCAATCCGCTGATCGTGCATCTGCCCGACCTCGCGGCAGCCCGCCGGCTTGCGGTCTTTTCCGACAGCGCGCTGCGGCTGGCCGAGGCGTTCTGGCCCGGTGCGCTGACGCTGGTGCTGCCGCTCCGGCCCGAAGCGGGGCTGTCGCCCCTGGTCAGCGCGGGGCTGCCCACGGTGGCGCTGCGGGTGCCCGACCATCCGGTCGCGCAGGGCGTTCTGTCAGCTTTCGGCGGACCGGTCGCCGCGCCCTCGGCCAATGTCTCGGGGGCAGTCAGCCCGACCCGGTCCGATCACGTGATCGAGGGTCTCGGACAGCGGATCGCGGCAGTGGTCGAGGGCGGCGCCTGTCCGGTCGGCGTGGAATCGACGATCCTAGGCCTACCTGCCGATGATGATGCGGTCCCTGTTCTGCTCAGACCGGGCGGTCTGCCCATCGAGGCGATAGAGGCCTGCCTCGGCCGGCCGCCTGCAGCCCGGGAGGAGAGCGCCGGGATCAGCGCGCCGGGCCAGCTCGGCTCGCATTACGCGCCGGGCGCACGCGTCGTTCTGAACGCCACGACCGCGCCCGAACAGGGCCTCTGGCTGGGCTTCGGCCCCGATTGCGCGGGCGCGGCGCTGAACCTGTCGCCCTCGGGCGATCTGGTCGAGGCCGCGGCCGCGCTGTTCCACGCGCTGCGCCTGCTCGACGCCCGGGTCGCCCCGTCCGGGGTCATCGCCGTCGCTCCCATCCCCGAGCGCGGGCTTGGCCGTGCGATCAATGACCGGCTGCGCCGCGCCGCCGCACCGCGACCGGGCGCGGCCTGA
- a CDS encoding YqgE/AlgH family protein, protein MQLGGKLLIAMPGMGDPRFERSVVYLCAHSDEGAMGLIVNKPLSEISFSDLLDQLEIDRSPGAQDIRVHFGGPVEHARGFVLHSGDYRTKRDTTLRVDSDFGMTATLDILEAIAQGDGPSESLLALGYAGWGPGQLEGEILQNGWLTCDARPGLVFGGADAQKWERALRAMGVDPLVLSSAAGRA, encoded by the coding sequence ATGCAGCTTGGAGGAAAGCTCCTGATCGCGATGCCCGGCATGGGCGACCCGCGCTTCGAGCGAAGCGTGGTCTATCTCTGCGCCCATTCCGACGAGGGCGCGATGGGGCTCATCGTCAACAAGCCGCTCAGCGAAATATCGTTTTCCGACCTGCTCGATCAGCTCGAGATCGACCGCAGCCCCGGGGCGCAGGATATCCGCGTGCATTTCGGCGGACCGGTCGAGCATGCACGGGGGTTCGTGCTGCATTCGGGCGATTACCGGACGAAGCGCGATACCACGCTGCGGGTCGATTCCGATTTCGGCATGACCGCCACGCTCGATATTCTCGAGGCCATCGCCCAGGGCGACGGGCCCTCCGAATCCCTGCTGGCGCTGGGCTATGCCGGCTGGGGGCCGGGGCAGCTCGAGGGCGAGATCCTCCAGAATGGCTGGCTGACCTGCGATGCCAGGCCCGGGCTGGTCTTCGGCGGCGCAGATGCCCAGAAATGGGAACGCGCGCTGCGGGCCATGGGCGTCGACCCGCTGGTGCTGTCTTCCGCCGCCGGGCGGGCCTGA